Below is a window of Candidatus Blochmanniella vafra str. BVAF DNA.
AACAATCTTATACTAAACATAACAAAAAACATCACTATTATTTTAATACCAAATTCAAAGCCTCCTGATCATCATTAAACTTCAATAAATCATCCGACCCCCCAATATGCTTTCCATTAATAAAAATTTGGGGCACTGTGACACATCCTCCAGACCTAGTACGCATTTCTAAATAAGTAGCATCAGAAGAATCCCTGCCAACAAAAATTTCTTTAAAATTTAAAGACTTACTCTTTAAAAAAGATTTTGCTTTATCACAATAAGGACACCCTTTCCTTATATAAATTTCTATATTATAAGACATTTCTATTATTCCCTTTTCTGATTAGCACCAATTTTA
It encodes the following:
- the grxC gene encoding glutaredoxin 3 produces the protein MSYNIEIYIRKGCPYCDKAKSFLKSKSLNFKEIFVGRDSSDATYLEMRTRSGGCVTVPQIFINGKHIGGSDDLLKFNDDQEALNLVLK